A portion of the Tiliqua scincoides isolate rTilSci1 chromosome 3, rTilSci1.hap2, whole genome shotgun sequence genome contains these proteins:
- the CLN5 gene encoding bis(monoacylglycero)phosphate synthase CLN5 isoform X2: MSDNDVIEVYRLQAPVWEFKYGGLLGHMKIMHDAVGFKSSFTGNNYTMEWYELFQLGNCTFPHLRPNMSEPFWCNQGAACFYEGIDDPHWKENGTLVLVTTISGAVFNQLAKWVAYDNDTGIYYETWSVKDRPDETAKVWFESYECCKFVLRTYQKLAELGALFKKVQTNYTTITLFSGEPIFCGNETSIFGARGNKTLAAAIRDFYSPFKPSHSIKEFFINFLHIIDKVILNRQFYLFYNVEYWFLPMKYPYIRIAYEEIPLPSSNLKLGL, translated from the exons ATGagtgacaatgatgtcattgagGTATATCGATTACAGGCTCCTGTCTGGGAATTCAAatatggaggtctccttggtcaTATG AAAATCATGCATGATGCTGTTGGTTTCAAGAGCTCCTTTACAGGGAATAATTACACAATGGAATGGTATGAACTCTTCCAGCTAGGAAACTGCACATTTCCACATCTTCGACCCAACATGTCTGAACCTTTCTGGTGCAACCAGGGGGCTGCCTGCTTTTATGAAGGAATAGATGATCCCCACTGGAAGGAGAATGGGACATTGGTTCTGGTGACCACAATCTCAG GAGCTGTATTTAATCAATTGGCAAAATGGGTAGCATATGACAATGATACTGGCATTTACTATGAGACATGGTCAGTAAAAGACAGGCCTGATGAGACTGCCAAGGTGTGGTTTGAGTCTTATGAGTGCTGTAAGTTTGTACTGAGAACCTATCAGAAGTTGGCTGAATTGGGGGCCCTCTTCAAGAAGGTACAGACAAATTACACCACCATTACTCTCTTCAGTGGCGAACCTATTTTTTGTGGGAATGAAACGTCTATATTTGGAGCCCGTGGAAACAAGACGCTAGCTGCAGCTATTAGAGACTTCTACTCTCCCTTCAAACCTTCTCATTCAATCAAAGAATTCTTTATAAACTTCCTGCACATAATTGATAAAGTGATTTTGAACAGGCAGTTTTACCTCTTCTACAATGTGGAATATTGGTTTTTGCCCATGAAATATCCTTACATCAGAATAGCATATGAGGAAATCCCATTGCCCAGTTCAAACCTAAAGCTTGGTCTGTAG
- the CLN5 gene encoding bis(monoacylglycero)phosphate synthase CLN5 isoform X1, whose translation MAAGGALLPLVLLLLLQLVGPACAAGGLPRQWPVPYRRFGYRPKTDPYCQARYTFCPTGTHIPVMSDNDVIEVYRLQAPVWEFKYGGLLGHMKIMHDAVGFKSSFTGNNYTMEWYELFQLGNCTFPHLRPNMSEPFWCNQGAACFYEGIDDPHWKENGTLVLVTTISGAVFNQLAKWVAYDNDTGIYYETWSVKDRPDETAKVWFESYECCKFVLRTYQKLAELGALFKKVQTNYTTITLFSGEPIFCGNETSIFGARGNKTLAAAIRDFYSPFKPSHSIKEFFINFLHIIDKVILNRQFYLFYNVEYWFLPMKYPYIRIAYEEIPLPSSNLKLGL comes from the exons ATGGCTGCGGGCGGGGCGCTGCTGcctcttgtgctgctgctgctgttgcagctgGTGGGGCCTGCCTGCGCGGCGGGGGGCCTTCCCCGGCAGTGGCCTGTGCCCTACAG GCGTTTTGGTTACCGTCCTAAAACAGATCCTTACTGTCAAGCTCGTTACACTTTCTGCCCCACTGGCACTCACATTCCAGTGATGagtgacaatgatgtcattgagGTATATCGATTACAGGCTCCTGTCTGGGAATTCAAatatggaggtctccttggtcaTATG AAAATCATGCATGATGCTGTTGGTTTCAAGAGCTCCTTTACAGGGAATAATTACACAATGGAATGGTATGAACTCTTCCAGCTAGGAAACTGCACATTTCCACATCTTCGACCCAACATGTCTGAACCTTTCTGGTGCAACCAGGGGGCTGCCTGCTTTTATGAAGGAATAGATGATCCCCACTGGAAGGAGAATGGGACATTGGTTCTGGTGACCACAATCTCAG GAGCTGTATTTAATCAATTGGCAAAATGGGTAGCATATGACAATGATACTGGCATTTACTATGAGACATGGTCAGTAAAAGACAGGCCTGATGAGACTGCCAAGGTGTGGTTTGAGTCTTATGAGTGCTGTAAGTTTGTACTGAGAACCTATCAGAAGTTGGCTGAATTGGGGGCCCTCTTCAAGAAGGTACAGACAAATTACACCACCATTACTCTCTTCAGTGGCGAACCTATTTTTTGTGGGAATGAAACGTCTATATTTGGAGCCCGTGGAAACAAGACGCTAGCTGCAGCTATTAGAGACTTCTACTCTCCCTTCAAACCTTCTCATTCAATCAAAGAATTCTTTATAAACTTCCTGCACATAATTGATAAAGTGATTTTGAACAGGCAGTTTTACCTCTTCTACAATGTGGAATATTGGTTTTTGCCCATGAAATATCCTTACATCAGAATAGCATATGAGGAAATCCCATTGCCCAGTTCAAACCTAAAGCTTGGTCTGTAG